The region CCGAAGGTCTGGGACTCCTCGACGGTGATGACGCCTTCCTTGCCGACCTTGTCCATCGCCTCGGCGATGAGCTCGCCGATCTGGGTGTCGGCGGCGGAGATGGAGGCCGTGGAAGCGATCTGCTCCTTGGTCTCGACGTCCTTGGCCTGCTCAAGGAGGGCACCGGAGACGGCCTCGACGGCCTTCTCGATACCACGCTTGAGAGCCATCGGGTTGGCGCCGGCGGCTACGTTGCGCAGGCCCTCGCGGACGAGCGCCTGGGCGAGCACGGTCGCCGTGGTCGTACCGTCACCGGCGACGTCGTCCGTCTTCTTGGCGACTTCCTTGACCAGCTCGGCGCCGATCTTCTCGTACGGGTCCTCGAGCTCGATCTCCTTGGCGATGGAAACACCATCGTTGGTGATCGTGGGGGCGCCCCACTTCTTCTCGAGGACGACGTTGCGGCCCTTGGGGCCAAGGGTGACCTTGACGGCGTCGGCGAGCTGGTTCATCCCGCGCTCGAGACCGCGCCGTGCCTCCTCGTCGAACGCGATGATCTTGGCCATGTGAAGTGGTCCTCCCGGACTGGGGTGGATTGCTCCGGACCGCGCTGGCGCCCGCGACGGACGGCCTGCCTGCCCCGTGGTTCCTTGCACCACCTGGCCTGCGGGCCTCACCGACCCGGTCCTTCGTTATCACTCTCACCTTCAGAGTGCTAACGCCAATGATTAGCACTCGCCCCTGCCGAGTGCAAGCGCCTTCCCTTGATCCGCAGGTGAGAAGGGGCGCGCAACCCGCGCGTCGCGCCGGTGCGCGAGCGGGCCCACGACGGTGTCATGACAGTGCGCGGACAGACCGAAGGGCTCGTACCCCATGGGATACGAGCCCTTCGTCACGTCGAACAGTCAGTCGGCGCGTGCTTCAGCTGGTCGCGAGTCGGACCATGTCCGCCTGCGGCCCTTTCTGGCCCTGCGAGATCTCGAAATCGACCCGCTGACCCTCTTCCAGGGTGCGGTAGCCGTCCATCTGAATCGCGCTGTAGTGGACGAATACATCCGCACCACCGTCGACCGCGATGAAGCCGTACCCCTTCTCCGCGTTGAACCACTTGACGGTGCCCTGAGCCATGCCTAACTCCCCTATTACTGGCCCTTGCACAGGACCGCACTTCGCGGACCCGGGTCAGACCTCACCCCCCAACGGTTGGGGGTGTGCGCCGGAACGCGTCGACCGCGGCTGAATGTA is a window of Streptomyces sp. NBC_00271 DNA encoding:
- a CDS encoding cold-shock protein, whose protein sequence is MAQGTVKWFNAEKGYGFIAVDGGADVFVHYSAIQMDGYRTLEEGQRVDFEISQGQKGPQADMVRLATS